A single region of the Chrysiogenia bacterium genome encodes:
- a CDS encoding Crp/Fnr family transcriptional regulator produces MDEKERAELLSKVSIFAQLSQDELSDLVALTSVKEYPKDTPVLHQMDPGDSMFIIASGKVKVSRYGEDGREIILTTLADGDFFGEMALLDSEPRSADVTTKAPSVLLSIKRDDFLAHIRQYPTVAIGVLVEMSRRLRRADEKIGNLALLDVYGRVARVLLDISETEGVVTDQGITIENRPTHQEIASMIGTSRETVSRVLSDLAKDGYLTIQGKKIIIHG; encoded by the coding sequence ATGGATGAAAAAGAGAGAGCAGAACTGCTCTCAAAAGTCAGTATTTTTGCCCAGCTCTCACAGGACGAACTCTCGGACCTTGTGGCCCTGACGTCGGTCAAGGAATACCCCAAGGATACGCCCGTCCTGCATCAGATGGATCCGGGCGACTCCATGTTCATCATTGCCTCGGGCAAGGTGAAGGTTTCCCGCTATGGCGAGGACGGTCGCGAGATCATCCTCACCACGCTGGCCGACGGCGATTTCTTTGGCGAGATGGCGCTGCTCGACTCCGAGCCCCGCAGCGCCGACGTTACGACGAAGGCCCCCTCGGTGCTGCTCTCCATCAAGCGCGATGATTTCCTGGCCCACATCCGGCAGTATCCGACGGTCGCCATCGGCGTGCTGGTGGAGATGAGCCGCCGCCTGCGCCGCGCCGACGAGAAGATCGGCAATCTGGCACTGCTCGACGTCTACGGCCGCGTGGCCCGCGTCCTGCTGGATATCTCCGAGACCGAAGGCGTCGTCACCGACCAGGGCATCACCATCGAAAACCGTCCGACCCATCAGGAGATCGCCTCCATGATCGGCACCTCGCGCGAGACCGTCTCCCGCGTCCTCTCGGACCTGGCCAAGGATGGCTACCTCACCATCCAGGGCAAGAAGATCATCATTCACGGTTAA
- the glnD gene encoding [protein-PII] uridylyltransferase: MAVEPPQTPISTLVDELSKELGTPGEGEVKVPAFRPRHGMVLAEAGKAYLRRMRQHIRKAHDAGAPSRAVERAFAAALDKVVKKLFSDALESVSAKRKTDPQVALLAVGGYGRGELAPFSDVDILFLYSGRSAGSAKKISEGVLYGLWDLGLDVGYSVRTIGDCVKFAEEDVTVRTAMLDARLLAGDKGLWKEFEEQVSNNALTKKPDKYLEERIYALQQRHEKYGGETVYLLEPNVKEGLGGLRDFQTILWIAKVKFHVDDVSGLHQLGFLNRSELEQFNRYFDFLLRVRHELHFQADQKNDRLAFDLQPKVAPAMGFSRGAGSARSAEWFMRRYYLVTRAGAQLTGMILERMSQYGTSLPKRIASVWRRPKDVGDGFYLLGGKLTVQDPEIFASEPWKMMLIFERAQELDVDLSTSAQEALYLHRQKASKAFLEDERVHASFRRIIQGKTRIFRTLWLMHELRLLTKYMPEFRTITCHVQHDAYHVHTTDIHTLFAVRELRSIMKGELEKELPLLTQIGQQIERPHVLYLGLLFHDVGKNMGGNHSVKGAERSREICARMGLDATDIEDVAWLVSDHLLLSHIALKRDLNDPRQISEFASAVGNLDRLEMLHLLTTADMRAVGPEVWTPWKGGLCDDAFRVTKYALEHGRIAVEDLQKLANERTDAVIEELAGEFPDTLLREELMLFPSRYFLVHSAKQIARHQRMVLAHRTEYGEGGTKSFSDIPVRIQHHRIEGTPYYEIVLYSLDVPRFFSMAAGAFAACGLSILSADITTLSDGTLLDVFHVVDPFGRLAEGEAGWKRLEKTLCDVLQGKVPVGKLVGQIREPVNLARFAKSYPTRITFDNESSAQYTIVDVTTGDRMGLLYKVTGALAEAGVTISLAKVSTKKERADDTFYLTDIFGQKIVATEKLDRIEQLLREAIGGTALSTSSLTGARRAG; encoded by the coding sequence ATGGCCGTTGAGCCGCCACAGACACCGATTTCCACCCTCGTAGACGAACTCTCCAAGGAACTGGGCACCCCCGGTGAGGGAGAGGTAAAAGTTCCGGCTTTCCGCCCGCGCCATGGCATGGTGCTCGCCGAAGCGGGCAAAGCCTACCTGCGGCGCATGCGCCAGCACATCCGCAAGGCCCATGATGCCGGCGCTCCGAGCCGCGCGGTAGAGCGCGCCTTTGCCGCGGCGCTCGACAAGGTCGTCAAAAAGCTCTTTTCCGACGCGCTCGAATCCGTGAGCGCCAAGCGCAAGACCGATCCCCAGGTGGCGCTGCTGGCCGTGGGCGGTTACGGGCGCGGCGAGCTGGCACCGTTTTCCGACGTGGATATTCTCTTCCTCTACAGCGGTCGCTCTGCGGGCTCGGCCAAGAAAATCTCCGAGGGCGTGCTCTACGGGCTCTGGGACCTGGGGCTCGACGTGGGCTACTCGGTGCGCACGATCGGTGATTGTGTGAAGTTCGCTGAAGAGGACGTCACCGTGCGCACCGCCATGCTCGATGCGCGCCTCCTTGCCGGTGACAAAGGGCTCTGGAAAGAGTTCGAGGAACAGGTTTCCAACAACGCGCTCACGAAGAAACCCGACAAGTATCTCGAAGAGCGGATCTACGCTCTCCAGCAGCGCCACGAAAAATACGGCGGCGAGACGGTTTACCTGCTCGAGCCCAACGTAAAAGAAGGCCTCGGCGGGTTGCGCGATTTCCAGACCATTTTGTGGATCGCGAAAGTGAAGTTCCATGTCGACGATGTGAGCGGCCTTCATCAGCTTGGGTTCCTCAATCGCAGCGAGCTCGAACAATTCAACCGCTACTTCGACTTCCTGTTGCGGGTCCGCCACGAGCTGCACTTTCAGGCCGATCAGAAGAACGACCGCCTGGCTTTTGATCTGCAGCCCAAGGTTGCGCCGGCAATGGGATTCTCCCGTGGGGCGGGTAGCGCTCGCTCGGCCGAGTGGTTCATGCGCCGTTACTACCTGGTCACCCGCGCCGGCGCGCAGCTCACGGGCATGATCCTTGAGCGCATGAGCCAGTACGGGACGAGCCTCCCCAAGCGGATCGCGAGCGTTTGGCGCCGTCCCAAGGACGTGGGCGATGGATTCTATCTGCTCGGTGGCAAGCTCACAGTCCAGGATCCCGAAATCTTTGCGAGCGAGCCCTGGAAGATGATGCTCATCTTTGAGCGGGCCCAGGAACTCGACGTCGATCTCTCGACCAGCGCGCAGGAAGCGCTCTACCTGCACCGGCAGAAAGCCAGTAAGGCCTTTCTCGAAGACGAGCGCGTCCATGCCAGCTTCCGCCGCATCATTCAGGGAAAAACACGCATCTTCCGCACCCTGTGGCTGATGCACGAGCTGCGCCTGCTCACCAAATACATGCCCGAGTTCCGGACGATCACCTGTCACGTGCAGCACGACGCTTACCACGTGCACACGACCGACATTCACACCCTGTTTGCCGTGCGCGAGTTGCGTTCGATCATGAAGGGCGAGCTCGAAAAGGAGCTGCCGCTGCTCACGCAGATTGGCCAGCAGATCGAGCGCCCCCATGTCCTTTATCTGGGGCTGCTCTTCCACGATGTGGGCAAGAACATGGGCGGCAATCACTCGGTCAAGGGCGCCGAGCGTTCGCGAGAGATCTGCGCGCGCATGGGGCTCGATGCCACGGACATCGAGGATGTGGCCTGGCTGGTGAGTGACCACCTGCTGCTCTCGCACATCGCTTTGAAGCGCGACCTCAACGATCCGCGACAGATCTCGGAATTTGCCTCGGCTGTCGGCAATCTCGACCGGTTGGAGATGCTTCACCTGCTGACCACCGCCGACATGCGCGCCGTGGGGCCGGAGGTCTGGACCCCCTGGAAGGGTGGGCTCTGCGACGATGCCTTCCGCGTGACCAAGTATGCGCTCGAACACGGCCGCATTGCCGTCGAGGACCTGCAGAAACTCGCAAACGAGCGAACCGACGCGGTGATCGAAGAGCTGGCCGGGGAGTTTCCCGACACCCTGCTGCGCGAGGAACTGATGCTCTTCCCTTCGCGCTATTTCCTGGTTCACTCGGCCAAGCAGATCGCCCGGCACCAGCGCATGGTGCTCGCCCACCGGACCGAATACGGAGAGGGCGGCACCAAGAGTTTCTCCGACATCCCTGTGCGCATCCAGCACCACCGGATCGAGGGGACGCCCTACTACGAGATCGTTCTGTATTCGCTCGATGTGCCGCGCTTCTTTTCCATGGCGGCGGGCGCTTTTGCCGCCTGCGGACTCTCCATCCTTTCGGCCGACATCACGACGCTCAGCGACGGGACCCTGCTGGACGTCTTCCACGTGGTCGATCCCTTCGGGCGTCTGGCAGAGGGAGAGGCCGGGTGGAAGCGGCTGGAGAAGACCCTCTGCGACGTCCTGCAGGGCAAGGTCCCCGTGGGCAAGCTGGTGGGCCAGATCCGCGAGCCGGTCAACCTGGCGCGCTTTGCCAAGAGCTATCCAACGCGCATCACCTTCGACAACGAGAGCTCGGCCCAATACACGATCGTCGATGTGACCACGGGCGACCGGATGGGGCTGCTCTACAAGGTCACCGGCGCCCTGGCCGAGGCCGGCGTCACGATCAGCCTTGCCAAGGTCTCCACCAAGAAAGAGCGGGCCGACGACACCTTTTACCTCACCGATATCTTCGGCCAGAAAATCGTGGCGACCGAGAAACTGGACCGGATCGAGCAGCTTCTGCGCGAGGCCATCGGCGGAACGGCGCTCTCGACCAGCTCCCTGACGGGGGCCCGGCGGGCGGGGTAG